Below is a genomic region from Desulfovibrio intestinalis.
ATAGGCGTCTTCGCTGCCATCCACTTCGTCAGCGGGAACTTGAATATGCTTGCGTTTCAAAAACTCATGAATGTTGGTGTTATGGGTGATGCCCAACAAGGCAGCCTCGTCTTGCGCAATTTGGGGGCTGTCTGCCAGCTCGGAAGAAACCCAGTCGAGAGCGGTACGGATGCTCGGTGACGGGTTGTGTGGCAGGCGATAGTAGACCCATCTGCCCTTTTTGACGCTTTCAATAAGTCGAGCCTGACGGAGCAGGTACAGGTGCTTGGATGTGGTAGACGCCGCCAATCCGAGAAGCGTTGTAATTTCACATACGCAAAGTGTTCTCAGGCGCAGGGCCATGAGGATACGAGCACGATTTTCGTCTCCAAGTGCGCGTACTGTCGTGATAAAGTTAAACATCGTCCCTCCTCGATACTGGTAAAGCTCCAAACGGTTGCCACCTATAATATAGGCTGATTGCCTTAAGGTGCTATTTCTGTTGGCTGCAAACCTGAACACTAACAAGTGTTAATTCGTCTTCTGGCGAAATATAAAAATGAACATATTGTGTGTCAAGTATATTTCGTTATTGTGCGAAATATAAGGTACATGTTTGCCTTTGGGGAAACTCGTTCTGTCTTAAAGGATAATGTTTATTTTTAATTAACTGAAATAATTTAATATGTTTGTGTTTTGGTTTGTTCTCAGTCGTTGCTGGCAAATATCTATGTTGACAAAAGAGAGCGTGTTGCCTATCTTCCAACACGTCGCGTCGGTGACTTCAAAACGACACACAAGCGAAACAGAGTTTCGCGAAGTCGAAAAAAAGTGATTGACGGGGTTCGAAAAGAGGAGCATAAGTCTCCCTCGCTCATACAAAACTGAATAATGACTTTGACTTGCGATGCCGGAAACTTTCTGGGAAGCGAAAAAAAGTGATTGACAGTCTGGGCAAAGAGAGGCATAAACCTCCTCCGCGCTCATGAAAAACTGCATAATGACTTTGACTCGCTGCTCCGAAAAGATTTTCGAGAAAGCGAAGAAAAGTGATTGACAGCTTGAGTGAAAGGGAGCATAACCCTCCCTCGTTCTTACAAAAACTGCATACAGCTAGAAACAACGCCGCCTGAAGAAATTCGGCGGAATTGAAAAAAAGTTGTTGACAGCGAGAACGAAAGGGGGCATAAACCTCCTTCGCGCCGCCCGAAAGGACGGCGGGCCGAAACGGCCGAGTGGTTCATTGACAAGTGAATAGCGAGTGGGAAGAAAGTCTTTGAGATTCCGATTTCTGCGAAAGCAGGAATCTTGTA
It encodes:
- a CDS encoding ArsR/SmtB family transcription factor; its protein translation is MFNFITTVRALGDENRARILMALRLRTLCVCEITTLLGLAASTTSKHLYLLRQARLIESVKKGRWVYYRLPHNPSPSIRTALDWVSSELADSPQIAQDEAALLGITHNTNIHEFLKRKHIQVPADEVDGSEDAYTSVETVSSEK